One stretch of Pomacea canaliculata isolate SZHN2017 linkage group LG11, ASM307304v1, whole genome shotgun sequence DNA includes these proteins:
- the LOC112576200 gene encoding uncharacterized protein LOC112576200: protein MKSMVYSGQLGPIFTIQKEGSCVYPQTSMGLESIYLRYPQVFSRLHARQSHTVDKHTPSKTFFNFNEIRFKTDQLDHFAPYSHKLDKDVDNFLPGYQDGYVRDSLGCQENHGILGLTNIAGSTAECKYCYQGFRMCSPSNVCSCSPYLTLSIKNNEDILCSNSKLYCQPFVSCDKQCRPQDTLSMLRDQGIQETQDNENVCTTGKDHDTVMLKILDTADYCWCNTAAAEYCWKDGVFTSHMELEPPEKPQTTLHPECDGTRGGDVQVTTTVTMLDGDHRCLPPGFADRRAGWLSQVDATVSPFSGAIRWMYAPLGSSSGSASQRAHEESQRACPCVECQRRPLYPLDGHVRSLPPDRTVQQVPRTTDRVTREVITKRSRPRTQTAGRHVAAVNHPHLCDLEDDTDPSRGYASEVIRRGQESGPRKKRVYLIKRPRCSPRFGSVTLLVRKPSQTAAGGKGDCPQTKAALTGSAEGRKSSSLIHFAENEDGVVGAVQGGECPENDILLSCVSTRDRLQNEQDDGSGDSEKFPATATVAAAEEGAAVAVEAEKDLLHKQPAACEGCGVQVSGDVALREVCEAGNVTRHQLETKQQQLETSQLLDRDVNDVRAASSEPEGDVQISGRYVPVLGSSELVPGSDELFQGNESVQERDNSIPRSNSLHKSDKLVHESDEIVPGSELVHGSDISVPGNEQQTPGAEGELDRTFCEFANTALCFSTPLSRWDLEANYSPSLCEQTSVWSIPVSPDAVACNGERDRTGDLRQEKQDRCHGWNFVESQRILSTEDTPTHEHHFGELKLSPTSGSTFSDSVNSEGEEANSILSCDSLATFSVKNKGKSTQFCSGEESKHSSDENHDKQSPLLGDFSGPTSDLTPEEGAKKTLATMFGSKKGKYIFGLIKSPLTEDSDPAKEDTSSSPCTLIPRNPNSGSSTCARQKSSLNGRPASVDKGRGKVQNKEMYSRFFLDSEAGNHTNPPRTPRGGSLQVDESAQKNRSKTVQRIRSVDGSCVSRTPTPLFAASCVTSDSVSGACTGPTSSGSRQNVSNSSFSERETTEQEMCLLSQDLEKSPKIGKRRDKYGGMKAVKGRLAKKTKKIIHAMKSYDLCSEGGTGARHFQSSGLPYEPDSESDSTDSTTSDDEYPAGFKCKGDNSKSTDGKRRSPISQRDPRSKGHQVSSVEEVLRSDHSAKTTTAVSTTSPPTAQPIVDKKMLELQSLQRKKELSYSVDFICGDSQESVSKGQRVETTDAAAHAIKPNRGWQQILSDRYAALDHMTAEKEWRRELVTATSETTKDITAPDKGLTAQSGKKDRQETSQILLADAAVVKKEEEDDLTPISAKRASVSVISYNFVEPVKRPDAGASVDESSATGESLLPRSREAGSSPSSAGIFSGSSGPNDAPVVAARSPYETALAQVHREGEDSQLTVVTPLAEPLQVSTSTPSSDEVTVTESESEASLSPLASAVGDFKESAIYVFPRNVLSKPDYEFIFSDRPQLARFGRAQSAPGKPPCTIMESRTLSAPSRSMSLHAASSATLKMPSSRIYDVPPRRLPLKFPVESNRPGSVLFHDLARATATDRPISFSFSSVCKQQQPQHLHQSIPDNENPYVNDADDVSQPTVGRSSVWDESQKNAETRRSRLQRTYNTCSLAEGQKTDSQSSSRELSRHPFDVEAVVTKDHRVMEGMVEEAVYANSVAVYFPQKATQNSRTTLSTASQKDIFNETSANVSGNSDHRAQTRGQTAKKGITQESSRESDQRKKEKGKRESKKPCLGREASKEPSVEDGWVNRGEEAGHGERMMRKPVRAGQMLDQDTSEAATVMDVASPDVRNRRVERRDSKDGWSEQDETLKLNPEPSLPVEVTVRSKTSTHTHQYHSVSGKDTDYEDVHVGGQWTTNNPVAPAPIVHARLADAESSPVPETSYVTKQTKYNEYSNIIRIDSNRLKAAHAKSLSTAALFTATNRSSTLSAGRSPLRNAISLEDGLISVERKKKKKKTRRKPDKDGSPRKYRRHFSFQKLLNMFRKKKKKKRTEKIPEAQEETTEVAEVRTSNKFFNMRKILKMMKKPKAEQTVVVSSSQDINCIRPIGRLLQLNADGTQLVELIRPQDENLGIVLTTGSDEENGIFVSGFTDNSLEKHLAGVLSVGDQIIKVNERFIRATSLDCIHNMIMGQQRIKLLTFPMQGK from the exons ATGAAGAGCATGGTCTACAGTGGACAGTTAGGTCCTATTTTCACCATCCAGAAAGAAGGAAGCTGTGTCTACCCACAAACTTCAATGGGACTAGAAAGTATCTATCTCAGATACCCTCAAGTTTTTAGTAGGCTGCATGCTCGTCAGTCACATACTGTCGATAAGCATACACCTTCCAAAACTTTCTTTAACTTCAATGAGATCAGATTCAAGACAGACCAACTTGACCACTTTGCTCCTTATTCTCATAAACTTGACAAAGATGTGGACAACTTTTTGCCAGGTTATCAGGATGGATATGTGAGAGACAGTTTGGGTTGTCAAGAGAATCATGGAATTCTTGGTCTAACAAATATTGCAGGTAGTACAGCTGAATGCAAATACTGCTACCAGGGATTCAGGATGTGCAGTCCATCAAATGTCTGCAGCTGCAGTCCTTACTTGACTCTTAGTatcaaaaataatgaagacatCTTGTGCAGTAACAGCAAACTGTACTGTCAGCCATTTGTCAGCTGTGACAAACAGTGCAGACCACAAGACACATTATCCATGCTGAGAGACCAAGGGATACAGGAGACACAGGATAATGAGAATGTGTGCACCACCGGCAAAGACCATGATACTGTGATGCTCAAAATATTGGACACTGCAGACTATTGTTGGTGCAACACTGCTGCAGCAGAATACTGTTGGAAAGATGGAGTTTTTACAAGCCACATGGAGCTTGAACCACCAGAAAAACCCCAGACAA CTTTGCACCCGGAGTGTGACGGCACACGAGGAGGGGACGTGCAGGTAACCACGACCGTCACCATGCTGGACGGCGACCACCGGTGCCTCCCTCCCGGCTTCGCTGATCGAAGAGCAGGATGGCTGTCACAGGTGGACGCTACTGTCAGTCCCTTCAG TGGCGCCATCAGGTGGATGTACGCCCCCCTTGGGTCATCATCAGGGTCAGCGAGCCAGCGTGCACATGAAGAGAGTCAGCGCGCGTGTCCGTGCGTGGAGTGCCAGCGCCGACCTCTTTACCCCTTGGACGGTCACGTGAGGTCACTTCCTCCCGACCGCACAGTCCAGCAGGTGCCCAGAACCACAGACAG AGTGACCAGGGAGGTGATTACGAAGCGGTCAAGACCTCGGACACAAACAGCCGGACGACACGTGGCTGCTGTCAACCATCCACATCTGTGTGACCTCGAGGACGACACTGACCCATCACGCGGCTACGCTTCAGAGGTCATAAGGAGGGGTCAGGAGTCTGGGCCCCGCAAGAAGCGTGTTTACCTCATTAAGCGGCCCCGGTGCTCTCCCCGTTTCGGCTCCGTCACTCTTCTGGTGCGCAAGCCCTCTCAAACAGCTGCAGGAGGCAAGGGGGACTGTCCTCAGACAAAAGCTGCCCTCACTGGTTCAGCAGAGGGAAGAAAGTCAAGCAGTCTTATACACTTTGCTGAAAACGAAGACGGTGTGGTAGGTGCTGTGCAGGGAGGAGAATGCCCAGAGAACGATATTCTTCTGTCGTGCGTCAGTACTCGGGACAGATTGCAGAATGAGCAGGACGATGGATCAGGTGACTCAGAGAAATTCCCAGCTACAGcaacagtagcagcagcagaGGAGGGGGCGGCGGTAGCGGTAGAGGCAGAAAAAGATTTGCTGCACAAACAGCCAGCTGCTTGTGAAGGTTGCGGTGTCCAGGTGTCCGGTGACGTAGCTCTTCGCGAGGTCTGTGAGGCAGGAAACGTCACCAGACATCAGCTAGAAACCAAACAACAGCAGCTGGAAACTTCTCAGCTCCTCGACAGGGACGTGAATGATGTAAGAGCTGCGTCTTCAGAGCCGGAAGGTGACGTGCAAATTTCCGGGAGATACGTACCAGTTTTAGGAAGTAGCGAACTAGTTCCCGGAAGTGACGAACTATTTCAAGGTAATGAATCAGTTCAAGAAAGGGACAACTCAATTCCTAGAAGTAACTCCCTTCACAAAAGTGACAAACTAGTCCATGAAAGTGACGAAATAGTTCCTGGGAGTGAATTAGTTCACGGTAGTGACATATCTGTTCCAGGAAACGAGCAGCAAACACCAGGAGCAGAAGGGGAGCTGGACAGGACATTCTGCGAGTTCGCGAACACTGCACTTTGCTTTTCCACACCTCTGTCACGTTGGGACCTGGAAGCAAACTACTCGCCTTCTCTTTGCGAACAAACGTCCGTCTGGTCGATTCCAGTGTCGCCTGACGCAGTTGCCTGCAACGGTGAGAGAGACCGGACTGGTGACTTGCGACAGGAGAAGCAGGATCGTTGCCACGGGTGGAATTTTGTTGAATCCCAGCGCATTCTTTCCACGGAAGACACGCCTACACATGAGCACCACTTTGGTGAACTTAAACTTTCACCTACTTCGGGAAGTACTTTCTCGGACTCTGTGAATTCTGAAGGTGAAGAAGCAAACTCTATTCTGTCATGCGATTCTTTGGCTACTTTTAGTGTAAAGAACAAAGGTAAATCAACTCAGTTTTGTTCAGGGGAGGAATCAAAGCATTCGTCGGATGAAAACCATGACAAGCAGTCTCCTTTATTAGGCGATTTTTCTGGTCCTACCTCTGACCTTACTCCTGAGGAAGGTGCGAAAAAGACATTGGCAACAATGTTCGGGTCGAAAAAAGGCAAATACATCTTCGGGTTAATAAAGTCGCCCTTGACAGAAGACTCAGATCCAGCAAAGGAAGACACGAGCTCTTCGCCCTGCACTCTGATACCACGGAATCCCAACAGCGGATCATCCACTTGTGCTCGACAGAAAAGTTCACTCAATGGGCGGCCAGCGAGCGTTGATAAAGGGCGAGGTAAAGTGCAGAACAAAGAAATGTACAGCAGGTTTTTCTTGGATTCAGAAGCCGGCAACCATACGAATCCGCCTAGAACGCCACGTGGTGGAAGTTTACAGGTGGATGAAAGCGCACAAAAAAACAGATCCAAAACTGTTCAGAGAATACGGTCGGTTGATGGCTCGTGTGTTTCCAGAACACCGACGCCACTCTTCGCCGCTTCTTGCGTGACTAGTGACAGCGTCTCCGGTGCCTGCACAGGACCAACCTCGTCCGGGTCTCGACAAAACGTCTCTAACAGCTCTTTTTCCGAAAGGGAGACTACCGAACAAGAGATGTGTTTACTTTCACAAGATCTGGAAAAGAGTCCAAAGATTGGTAAGCGGAGGGACAAATATGGCGGCATGAAGGCAGTCAAAGGAAGGCTCGCAAAAAAGACTAAGAAAATTATTCACGCTATGAAAAGTTACGACTTATGTTCGGAGGGAGGAACTGGTGCACGTCACTTCCAAAGTTCGGGCCTCCCGTACGAGCCGGACTCCGAGTCGGACAGCACCGACAGCACAACCAGCGACGACGAATATCCGGCAGGCTTTAAGTGCAAAGGAGACAATTCCAAGAGCACTGACGGAAAACGTCGCTCACCAATAAGTCAACGAGACCCGAGGTCGAAAGGCCATCAGGTGTCAAGCGTCGAAGAAGTGCTACGCTCCGACCACAGCGCCAAAACGACGACAGCTGTTTCCACAACATCCCCACCAACAGCACAGCCAATCGTGGACAAAAAGATGTTGGAGTTGCAaagtttgcaaagaaaaaaggaacTCTCTTACTCGGTCGATTTCATTTGTGGGGATTCACAAGAAAGTGTCTCAAAGGGACAAAGGGTAGAAACAACAGATGCAGCTGCACACGCAATAAAACCGAATAGAGGGTGGCAGCAGATCCTTTCTGACAGGTACGCAGCGCTAGATCACATGACTGCAGAAAAGGAGTGGAGACGAGAACTCGTGACAGCCACATCTGAGACTACTAAAGACATCACGGCACCTGACAAAGGTTTGACTGCACAAAGTGGGAAAAAGGATCGTCAAGAAACGTCCCAAATTTTACTGGCGGACGCAGCGGTCgtaaagaaggaagaagaggatgACCTTACACCCATCTCCGCCAAAAGAGCCTCAGTGTCCGTCATATCGTACAACTTCGTAGAACCGGTCAAACGCCCTGATGCTGGCGCGAGCGTGGACGAGAGCAGTGCTACTGGAGAGAGCTTGCTTCCAAGAAGCAGAGAAGCAGGCAGTTCGCCTTCATCAGCCGGAATCTTTAGCGGTTCTAGTGGTCCTAATGATGCTCCTGTGGTAGCAGCTAGGAGTCCTTACGAGACGGCGCTTGCTCAGGTTCATAGGGAAGGTGAGGACAGCCAGCTGACAGTGGTGACCCCCCTAGCCGAGCCGCTTCAGGTGTCAACCTCTACGCCCTCATCGGACGAGGTCACGGTCACGGAGTCCGAGTCAGAAGCTTCCCTTTCGCCGCTCGCCTCCGCCGTCGGTGACTTTAAGGAGTCGGCGATTTACGTCTTCCCCCGCAACGTGCTGTCTAAGCCAGACTACGAGTTTATCTTTTCAGACAGACCCCAGCTGGCCCGGTTTGGGCGAGCCCAGTCCGCCCCCGGTAAGCCTCCTTGCACCATAATGGAGAGCCGCACACTTTCCGCTCCCAGTAGGAGCATGTCGCTGCATGCTGCCAGCAGCGCGACTCTGAAAATGCCCAGTTCCAGGATTTACGACGTGCCGCCGCGCCGCCTGCCGTTGAAGTTCCCGGTGGAGTCCAACAGGCCCGGCTCCGTCCTGTTCCACGACCTCGCTAGGGCAACGGCTACCGATCGCCCcatctccttctccttctcctccgtctgtaagcagcagcagccacagcaTCTTCACCAGTCGATCCCTGACAACGAGAACCCATACGTCAACGACGCGGACGACGTCTCGCAGCCGACAGTAGGACGCAGCAGCGTGTGGGACGAGTCGCAGAAGAATGCAGAGACCCGAAGATCACGGTTACAGAGGACATACAACACCTGTAGCCTAGCCGAGGGCCAGAAGACGGACTCGCAGTCCAGCAGCAGGGAGTTATCGCGTCATCCTTTTGATGTTGAGGCTGTCGTCACGAAGGACCATAGAGTCATGGAAGGAATGGTTGAAGAAGCCGTATACGCTAACTCCGTCGCTGTCTATTTTCCCCAGAAGGCAACGCAGAATTCAAGGACAACACTGTCAACAGCCTCccagaaagacatttttaacgAGACCTCAGCCAATGTGTCTGGCAATTCGGATCACCGAGCACAGACGAGAGGCCAAACAGCTAAAAAAGGGATAACGCAAGAGAGTTCTCGTGAGTCTgatcagagaaaaaaagaaaaaggaaaaagagagtcAAAAAAACCTTGCTTAGGAAGAGAGGCTTCGAAGGAGCCCTCCGTGGAAGATGGCTGGGTCAACAGAGGTGAGGAAGCTGGACATGGAGAAAGGATGATGCGCAAACCTGTTCGGGCCGGTCAGATGTTGGACCAGGACACCTCAGAAGCGGCAACAGTGATGGATGTGGCGTCGCCTGACGTCAGGAATAGAAGAGTAGAGAGGAGAGACAGCAAAGACGGTTGGAGTGAACAGGATG AGACGTTGAAGCTGAACCCAGAACCCAGCCTGCCAGTGGAGGTGACTGTGAGGAGCAAGacatccacccacacccaccaGTATCACTCAGTTTCAGGAAAAGACACAGATTATGAAGATGTTCATGTTGGTGGTCAGTGGACTACAAACAACCCAGTAGCACCAGCTCCGATAGTGCATGCGAGGCTTGCAGATGCTGAGAGTTCCCCAGTTCCAGAAACAAGTTATGTCACAAA gCAAACGAAATATAATGAGTACAGCAATATCATCAGGATTGACAGCAATAGACTGAAGGCAGCTCATGCCAAGAGTTTATCCACAGCTGCCTTATTCACTGCGACCAATCGCAGTAGTACACTAAGTGCTGGCAGAAGCCCATTGCGCAATGCTATCAGCCTAGAAGATGGACTTATTTCTgtggaaaggaaaaagaaaaagaaaaagactcgCAGGAAGCCAGACAAAGATGGAAGTCCAAGAAAATATAGAAggcatttttcatttcaaaaactGCTCAATATgttcaggaaaaagaaaaagaaaaaaaggaccgAAAAGATACCAGAGGCACAGGAGGAGACAACAGAAGTGGCAga AGTACGGACTTCCAACAAATTCTTTAACATGAGGAAAAttctgaaaatgatgaaaaaaccCAAAGCTGAACAGACAGTTGTTGTGAGCTCAAGTCAGGACATAAACTGTATCCGACCCATTGGACGGCTCCTGCAGCTGAATGCCGACGGCACACAGCTTGTGGAATTGATACGACCACAAGATGAAAACCTTGGAATTGTACTCACCACAGGCTCTGATGAGGAAAACG GTATTTTTGTGTCAGGCTTCACAGACAACAGCCTAGAAAAGCATCTTGCTGGAGTCCTAAGTGTTGGGGATCAGATTATCAAGGTCAATGAGCGCTTCATAAGGGCTACTTCCCTTGACTGCATTCACAACATGATCATGGGTCAGCAGAGAATCAAACTTCTGACATTTCCAATGCAGGGAAAATAG